The Pseudomonas azotoformans genome has a segment encoding these proteins:
- a CDS encoding PAS domain-containing sensor histidine kinase, translated as MTSGDKLFGRLLGRSSALALDTPGAPVPGLHLLLDAQGRVLDFSGTLRALLAPHESRPLLRELLCANSALSIEGQPADWQHQSLDLDFQGVAGRTLHTRGWIEPEDDGWRLHLQDVSDLLAGRQLAQHREQNHQLACQMSEQLRVCSLTRLPEVFNEHLRSLAQRWHIPCVAMALLDEENQGWRIYNHYAAHDAPALWQTGQHLGTSLDSANGNTPLSLAEERSDNPRLHSIFGNADGFLVPYRDSQGVAAWLLCGFYSGQQHTNERDWLNLTAALAAPLLSRLREQRNHQQLDRMEALQGLLGTGWWELLPATQEIQLAPQLLHSLSQDDGPTRQPLDQWLELIHPADRQAFNSRLHDLQALGKPLMTSVRLQRTDAEHNPLWYRVQGQVLGVGDHRRWIGFMLDISDIKNQQLQAAAAHARLDNLIASSPAVIYVQRYVSGALHPAFFSDSLLPLLGWTLADCNPDSLASLIHPEDRELYFERSRQLLREGNVRSRYRLRDKQGHYHWLLDEAKLLRDDLGLPVEAVGLWLDVTEATLAAEQIKQSEERYRILVEDSPAMICRYHPDLTLTFGNTPLANYLECPPAQLPGLNLGHWLSDEQRLAFVQRIEQLTPEFPVSTAEISLELPGREHAWWVWSDRGVFDEQGTLVEVQAVGRDNTEVRRSQQQLTQSAKMATLGEMATGLAHEINQPLNVMRMAIVNVLKRLSNGDAQIDYLTEKLQRIDTQVQRAARVVDHMRVFGRRSEIEQQPFDPSQAVEGTLSLLGEGLRGKGVDLRITPADFTAQVKGHVDQLEQVLINLMVNARDALLSKREKDPGFRPWIALHCEHDSRHVRIWVEDNGGGIDTRLLERIFEPFFTTKPIGVGTGLGLSVSYGIVENMGGRLSVANGEHGARFCVELPVS; from the coding sequence TTGACCTCGGGGGACAAGCTCTTCGGGCGCCTGCTCGGCCGCAGCAGCGCGCTCGCACTCGATACGCCCGGCGCCCCTGTGCCAGGGCTGCACCTGCTACTGGATGCTCAGGGCCGTGTGCTGGACTTCAGTGGCACCCTGCGCGCGCTGCTCGCCCCCCATGAATCACGCCCCTTGCTGCGCGAGTTGTTGTGCGCCAACAGCGCCTTGAGTATCGAAGGCCAGCCCGCCGACTGGCAACACCAGAGCCTGGACCTGGACTTCCAGGGCGTCGCCGGCCGGACCCTGCACACCCGGGGCTGGATCGAGCCCGAAGACGACGGCTGGCGCTTGCACCTGCAGGACGTCAGCGACTTGCTGGCCGGTAGACAACTGGCCCAGCATCGCGAGCAGAACCATCAGTTGGCCTGCCAGATGAGCGAGCAGTTGCGGGTGTGCAGCCTGACCCGCCTGCCCGAGGTGTTCAACGAGCACCTGCGCAGCCTGGCCCAGCGCTGGCACATCCCCTGCGTGGCCATGGCCTTGCTCGACGAAGAAAACCAGGGCTGGCGGATCTACAACCACTACGCCGCCCACGATGCACCCGCCTTGTGGCAGACCGGCCAGCACCTGGGCACCAGCCTGGACAGTGCCAATGGCAACACGCCGTTGAGCCTGGCCGAGGAGCGCAGCGACAACCCGCGCCTGCACAGCATTTTCGGCAATGCCGATGGGTTCCTGGTGCCTTATCGTGACAGCCAGGGCGTTGCCGCCTGGTTGCTCTGCGGCTTCTACAGCGGTCAGCAACATACCAACGAGCGGGACTGGCTGAACCTCACCGCCGCCCTCGCCGCCCCGTTGTTGAGCCGACTGCGCGAGCAACGCAACCACCAACAGCTCGACCGTATGGAAGCCCTGCAAGGCCTGCTCGGCACCGGCTGGTGGGAACTGCTGCCGGCCACCCAAGAGATCCAACTGGCCCCGCAGTTGCTGCACAGCCTCAGCCAGGATGACGGCCCAACCCGCCAGCCGTTGGACCAGTGGCTTGAACTGATCCACCCCGCCGACCGCCAGGCGTTCAACAGCCGTTTGCACGACCTGCAAGCCCTGGGCAAACCCTTGATGACCAGCGTGCGCCTGCAACGCACCGACGCCGAGCACAACCCCCTGTGGTATCGCGTCCAGGGCCAGGTGCTGGGCGTGGGTGATCACCGGCGCTGGATCGGCTTCATGCTCGACATCAGCGACATCAAGAACCAGCAACTGCAAGCCGCCGCCGCCCATGCGCGCCTGGACAACCTGATCGCCAGCTCGCCAGCGGTGATCTATGTGCAGCGCTATGTCAGTGGCGCCCTGCACCCGGCGTTCTTCAGCGACAGCCTGCTGCCGCTGCTGGGTTGGACCCTGGCCGACTGCAACCCTGACAGCCTGGCCTCGCTGATCCACCCCGAAGACCGCGAGCTGTACTTCGAGCGCAGCCGCCAGCTACTGCGTGAAGGCAACGTGCGCAGCCGTTACCGCCTGCGCGATAAACAAGGCCATTACCATTGGCTGCTGGACGAAGCCAAGCTGTTGCGCGACGACCTCGGCCTGCCAGTGGAAGCCGTCGGCCTGTGGTTGGATGTCACCGAGGCGACCCTGGCCGCCGAGCAGATCAAACAGAGCGAAGAGCGCTACCGCATCCTGGTCGAAGACTCCCCGGCGATGATCTGCCGCTATCACCCGGACCTGACTCTGACCTTCGGCAACACACCGCTGGCCAATTATCTGGAATGCCCGCCGGCGCAATTGCCGGGGCTGAACCTGGGGCACTGGCTGTCGGACGAACAACGCCTGGCCTTTGTGCAACGCATCGAACAATTGACCCCGGAATTCCCGGTCAGCACCGCCGAAATCAGTCTGGAACTGCCCGGCCGCGAACATGCCTGGTGGGTATGGTCGGACCGGGGCGTGTTCGACGAACAGGGCACACTGGTGGAGGTGCAAGCGGTGGGCCGCGACAACACCGAAGTGCGCCGCTCCCAGCAGCAACTGACCCAGAGCGCCAAGATGGCCACCCTCGGCGAAATGGCCACCGGCCTGGCCCATGAGATCAACCAGCCGCTGAACGTGATGCGCATGGCCATCGTCAATGTGCTCAAGCGCCTGAGCAACGGCGACGCGCAGATCGACTACCTAACCGAAAAGCTCCAGCGCATCGACACCCAGGTACAGCGCGCGGCGCGCGTGGTGGACCATATGCGTGTGTTTGGCCGCCGCTCGGAAATCGAACAACAGCCCTTCGACCCGTCACAGGCAGTGGAAGGCACCCTGTCGCTGCTCGGCGAAGGCCTGCGCGGCAAGGGCGTGGACCTGCGCATCACACCTGCGGACTTCACGGCGCAGGTCAAAGGTCATGTCGACCAGCTTGAGCAAGTGCTGATCAACCTGATGGTCAACGCCCGTGATGCGCTATTGAGCAAACGGGAAAAGGATCCTGGGTTCCGCCCGT
- a CDS encoding TadE/TadG family type IV pilus assembly protein has translation MKTGLPGKQKGAAAIEFALVFGIFFAVFYGLISYSLPLLMLQSFNQAAAEGVRQAMSVDPVAAGTAYPTQVTTLAKTTAKNQLKWIPASFQFSDDLITATYTGNTLTVSIKYPTSRLYSVFPALVLPVIGTVPNLPANLLVSSSLQL, from the coding sequence ATGAAAACAGGCCTGCCTGGAAAGCAAAAAGGTGCAGCCGCGATTGAGTTCGCCCTGGTCTTCGGGATCTTTTTTGCGGTGTTTTATGGCTTGATCAGCTATAGCCTGCCGCTGCTGATGTTGCAGTCGTTCAACCAGGCGGCGGCGGAAGGCGTGCGCCAGGCGATGTCGGTGGACCCGGTGGCCGCCGGCACCGCTTATCCCACGCAGGTGACCACACTCGCCAAGACAACGGCAAAAAACCAGCTGAAGTGGATCCCGGCCAGTTTCCAGTTTTCGGACGACCTGATCACTGCCACCTACACCGGCAACACGCTGACCGTTTCGATCAAGTACCCCACCAGCCGCCTCTATTCGGTATTCCCGGCGCTGGTGTTGCCGGTCATCGGCACCGTGCCGAATCTGCCGGCCAACCTGTTGGTCAGTTCGAGTCTGCAGCTTTGA
- a CDS encoding prepilin peptidase, protein MIHSVVILLWLGLCALQDMRQRQIANSLTLGAALLALIYLVWTGTTWLGAPATDGGWAFAVALLLTLPGYALGRFGAGDVKLLAALALASNLDALLWSLIGAAVFQGAWVLIHQRLSARRGVSSPGVSTKQPYAPFVLTGFVLYWLWIH, encoded by the coding sequence GTGATCCATAGCGTGGTGATACTGCTCTGGTTGGGACTCTGCGCGTTGCAGGACATGCGTCAACGGCAAATCGCCAACAGCTTGACCCTGGGGGCGGCGTTGTTGGCGTTGATCTACCTGGTGTGGACGGGTACGACCTGGTTGGGTGCGCCCGCCACCGATGGGGGCTGGGCCTTCGCCGTGGCGCTGTTGCTGACCTTGCCGGGGTATGCGCTGGGCCGCTTTGGCGCAGGGGATGTGAAGCTGTTGGCCGCCCTGGCCCTGGCGAGCAATCTGGATGCCTTATTGTGGTCGTTGATCGGTGCCGCCGTGTTTCAGGGCGCCTGGGTGCTTATCCATCAAAGGCTTAGCGCGCGCCGCGGGGTATCGTCACCGGGCGTGTCAACAAAGCAGCCATATGCCCCCTTTGTATTGACAGGGTTTGTGCTTTACTGGCTTTGGATCCATTAG
- a CDS encoding response regulator transcription factor, which yields MNKLTSAVKVLVVDDQPLIVEELCEFLESSGYRCVPCESSRHALKRFSEDAEIGLVLCDLHMPDMDGIELVQAMQKVAGKARAFEAIMLTGRADKQDVIKALRAGISDYYQKPINLDELLEGLQRQEAALEERQKELQLGHLNQKLQYLSESINDLYQDLDKVRRSPSAGLADEADLVAEDAGPMEIPTIFNQLSPRQLDVARLVGKGQTNYQIACELGITENTVKLYVSQVLRLTHMHNRTQLALALSPSNSAMRQRVTAH from the coding sequence GTGAACAAGCTTACCTCGGCGGTGAAAGTGCTCGTGGTCGACGATCAACCGTTGATCGTTGAAGAGCTCTGCGAATTTCTTGAAAGCAGTGGTTACCGCTGCGTCCCGTGTGAGTCCAGCCGACACGCCTTGAAGCGCTTCAGCGAAGACGCCGAGATCGGCCTGGTGCTGTGCGACCTGCACATGCCGGACATGGACGGCATCGAGCTGGTGCAGGCCATGCAGAAGGTGGCGGGCAAGGCGCGGGCGTTCGAAGCGATCATGCTCACCGGGCGCGCCGACAAACAGGACGTGATCAAGGCCCTGCGTGCGGGGATCTCGGACTACTACCAGAAACCGATCAATCTCGACGAGTTGCTCGAAGGCCTGCAGCGCCAGGAAGCGGCATTGGAGGAGCGGCAGAAAGAACTGCAACTGGGGCACCTGAACCAGAAGCTGCAATACCTTTCCGAATCCATCAATGACCTGTACCAGGACCTCGACAAAGTGCGTCGCAGCCCAAGCGCCGGGTTGGCCGATGAGGCCGATCTGGTTGCCGAAGACGCCGGGCCGATGGAAATTCCGACCATCTTCAACCAGCTGTCACCGCGCCAGCTTGACGTTGCGCGCCTGGTGGGCAAGGGCCAGACCAACTACCAGATCGCCTGCGAACTGGGGATCACCGAGAACACCGTCAAGCTGTACGTGTCCCAGGTATTGCGCCTGACCCATATGCATAACCGCACCCAACTGGCACTGGCCTTGTCGCCGAGCAACTCGGCGATGCGCCAGCGAGTGACCGCCCATTGA
- a CDS encoding DUF3613 domain-containing protein, whose protein sequence is MKAHYLIGLALLPLGAMAIEPGPSSPQQAETENWMALQINGRAASPTPQRATPAEREQSLQRWLDSHKHPIPEFYESESGGGSKGGKSQ, encoded by the coding sequence ATGAAAGCACATTACCTGATCGGGCTGGCGCTGTTACCACTGGGTGCCATGGCCATCGAACCCGGCCCGTCATCACCGCAGCAGGCGGAAACGGAAAACTGGATGGCGTTGCAGATCAATGGGCGGGCCGCTTCGCCGACGCCGCAAAGGGCCACGCCCGCGGAACGGGAGCAGTCCTTGCAGCGTTGGCTGGACAGTCACAAGCACCCGATTCCGGAGTTTTATGAATCGGAGTCGGGTGGGGGTTCTAAAGGCGGCAAGAGCCAGTGA
- a CDS encoding type II secretion system F family protein, which translates to MALLACALLLLAALVLVGGQLLENRRRDRQVAERLQGRMGGDAKFGTLLRQLGASSLAQRSVSLDNETQVLLNRIGWRKASQRSLFAAFQIGLPIVLLGLTFLGQQIFFPDMDPAWIAPLFGLGIGYLLPKRVLAAAARHRQQAIAKEISTFIPLLRILFESGMAVEQSLRVLGTEAQRLLPHLTHELRLILARVDSGLELGEELGKTARLLEVDEFTDTCIILQQLIQQGGGAMKSLLALKQLLDDRRLTRLQEYISKMSAKMSVVMMVFLFPALLIVLGGPAFIGIARALVHF; encoded by the coding sequence ATGGCACTGCTGGCCTGTGCCTTGTTGTTACTCGCCGCCCTGGTCTTGGTGGGCGGCCAGTTGCTCGAAAACCGCCGGCGTGATCGCCAGGTCGCTGAACGCCTGCAAGGGCGCATGGGTGGCGATGCCAAGTTCGGTACGCTGTTGCGTCAACTCGGCGCAAGCAGCCTGGCACAGCGCTCGGTCAGCCTGGACAACGAGACCCAGGTGCTGCTCAACCGCATCGGTTGGCGCAAGGCCAGCCAACGCTCGTTGTTTGCGGCCTTTCAGATCGGCTTGCCGATCGTGCTCTTGGGCCTGACTTTTCTCGGCCAGCAGATTTTTTTCCCTGACATGGACCCCGCCTGGATTGCGCCCCTGTTTGGCCTGGGCATCGGCTACCTGCTACCTAAACGCGTGCTGGCCGCCGCCGCCAGGCATCGTCAGCAGGCCATCGCCAAAGAAATCTCAACCTTCATTCCGCTGCTGCGCATCCTCTTCGAATCGGGCATGGCAGTTGAACAATCATTACGCGTACTGGGCACCGAAGCCCAACGCTTGCTCCCTCACCTCACCCATGAATTGCGCCTGATCCTGGCGCGGGTCGACTCCGGGCTGGAGCTGGGCGAAGAACTGGGCAAGACCGCGCGTTTGCTGGAGGTGGATGAATTCACGGACACCTGCATCATTCTCCAACAATTGATCCAGCAGGGCGGCGGCGCGATGAAGTCCTTGCTGGCGCTCAAGCAACTGCTCGACGACCGCCGCCTGACCCGCCTGCAGGAATACATTTCGAAGATGTCGGCAAAGATGTCAGTGGTGATGATGGTGTTCCTGTTTCCCGCGTTGCTGATCGTGCTCGGCGGCCCGGCCTTTATCGGCATCGCCCGTGCGTTGGTCCATTTTTGA
- a CDS encoding type II secretion system F family protein: MIGPVLLIVCLLLIGLSFWQLQHGLRKAQTDRVLERLGQGQPEAQDVNTTWTGLERMFQRAGLGKPTDRLGLWVSAWVIGALLGWLLADGLGLIAMIVGPPLFLRVYISWRYQRRVQRMVEQLPQLLDHSVRSLKSGRTLADAVLGGVESTENPLKEAMGRVQRNVRMGVSLPDSVSDFAEFYEQDEFRLFALGLKVNHRYGGNASELLENLIKMIREREQGARQLKAMTGETRMTAYVLGGLPILIVGYFIIVNPDYLMTMWNDGTGRIMLFSALAMDISGTLLMWRMLRSV; this comes from the coding sequence ATGATAGGACCGGTGTTGTTGATTGTTTGCCTGCTGCTGATCGGCCTATCGTTCTGGCAACTTCAGCATGGCCTGCGCAAGGCCCAGACCGACCGCGTACTGGAACGCCTCGGCCAGGGCCAGCCCGAAGCACAGGACGTCAACACCACGTGGACGGGCCTTGAACGGATGTTTCAGCGCGCCGGGTTGGGCAAACCCACCGACCGCCTTGGCCTGTGGGTGAGCGCCTGGGTGATCGGCGCATTGTTGGGCTGGCTGCTGGCCGATGGCTTGGGCCTGATCGCAATGATCGTGGGGCCCCCCCTGTTCCTGCGGGTGTACATCAGCTGGCGTTATCAACGCCGCGTGCAACGCATGGTCGAGCAACTGCCGCAGTTGCTTGACCACAGCGTACGCAGCCTCAAATCCGGCAGAACCTTGGCCGATGCCGTATTGGGTGGCGTCGAGAGCACTGAAAACCCGCTCAAGGAAGCCATGGGCCGTGTGCAGCGCAACGTGCGCATGGGCGTCAGCCTGCCGGACTCGGTCAGCGACTTTGCCGAGTTCTACGAACAGGACGAATTCCGCCTGTTCGCCCTGGGCTTGAAGGTCAACCACCGCTATGGCGGCAATGCCAGTGAGCTGCTGGAAAACCTGATCAAGATGATCCGCGAACGGGAACAGGGCGCCCGTCAACTCAAGGCCATGACCGGTGAAACCCGCATGACCGCCTACGTGCTCGGCGGGCTGCCGATACTGATCGTGGGCTACTTCATCATCGTCAATCCCGATTACCTGATGACCATGTGGAACGACGGCACGGGGCGCATCATGCTGTTCAGCGCGCTGGCCATGGACATCAGCGGCACCTTGCTCATGTGGCGCATGCTGAGGAGTGTCTGA
- a CDS encoding CpaF family protein, with translation MNGEKLFGGPARTAGGNSDHDGLKLVLHRYIIDAIEESGKNLLEGTRQSLAQFVIDKVSEYITRMRLAISRYEMERLAEEIVDELTGFGPLEVLLRDPSVTEILVNGPHRVFIERDGLLHQSDLRFIDDHHVERVMQRILAPLGRRLDESSPMVDARLPDGSRVNAIIPPIALDGPCLSIRKFRKDMLKSSDLVAMQTIDQSIFEFFQEAVGKRCNILISGGTGTGKTTLLNILSQLINPHERLVTIEDVAELQLGHPHVVRLETRPPNAEGHGEVRSSDLIRNALRMRPDRIILGEIRGVEVLDVMTAMNTGHDGSMSTVHANNAQDALLRLETLVGLTGRVVAEKTLRQMICAALDVIIQLTRMPDGRRCVSEVVEVVGVREDVYVTNTLFRLDRRTGFGFLREAINPAGDKLRRESALQS, from the coding sequence ATGAACGGCGAAAAACTGTTTGGCGGCCCGGCCCGCACTGCCGGTGGCAACAGCGATCACGATGGCCTGAAGCTGGTGCTGCACCGCTACATCATCGACGCCATCGAGGAGTCGGGTAAAAACCTGCTCGAAGGCACGCGCCAGTCCCTGGCGCAGTTTGTCATCGACAAGGTCTCCGAATACATCACGCGCATGCGCCTGGCGATCTCGCGTTATGAGATGGAGCGCCTGGCCGAAGAAATCGTCGACGAACTCACCGGTTTCGGCCCGCTGGAAGTGCTGCTGCGTGACCCCTCGGTGACGGAGATCCTGGTCAACGGCCCGCACCGTGTGTTTATCGAACGCGATGGCCTGCTGCACCAGAGTGACCTGCGCTTTATCGACGACCACCACGTGGAGCGTGTGATGCAACGCATCCTCGCGCCGCTGGGCCGGCGCCTGGATGAGTCCTCACCGATGGTGGATGCGCGCTTGCCCGATGGCAGCCGGGTCAACGCGATCATCCCGCCGATTGCCCTGGATGGCCCGTGCCTGTCGATCCGAAAATTCCGCAAGGACATGCTCAAGAGCAGCGACCTGGTCGCCATGCAGACCATTGATCAAAGCATCTTCGAGTTCTTCCAGGAGGCCGTGGGCAAGCGCTGCAATATCTTGATCAGCGGCGGCACCGGCACCGGCAAGACCACACTGCTGAACATCCTCAGCCAGTTGATCAACCCCCATGAACGCCTGGTGACCATCGAAGACGTCGCCGAACTGCAACTGGGCCATCCCCATGTGGTGCGCCTGGAAACCCGTCCGCCGAACGCCGAGGGCCATGGCGAAGTGCGTTCCAGCGACCTGATCCGCAACGCCCTGCGGATGCGCCCGGACCGCATCATCCTCGGGGAAATCCGTGGCGTGGAAGTACTCGACGTCATGACCGCCATGAACACCGGCCACGACGGTTCCATGAGCACCGTGCATGCCAACAATGCCCAGGATGCGTTACTGCGCCTGGAAACCCTGGTGGGTTTGACCGGCCGTGTGGTCGCCGAAAAAACCCTGCGCCAGATGATCTGTGCTGCGCTGGACGTGATCATCCAATTGACGCGCATGCCTGATGGCCGTCGCTGCGTCAGCGAAGTGGTGGAGGTGGTCGGCGTGCGCGAAGACGTGTATGTCACCAACACCCTGTTCCGCCTGGACCGGCGCACCGGCTTCGGCTTCCTGCGCGAGGCCATCAACCCGGCCGGCGACAAACTGCGCCGTGAATCGGCCTTGCAGTCATAG
- a CDS encoding pilus assembly protein, whose product MSDSLSQTFLAITRNTTDLEWLQGALAPLGQVVSAGTGSLDELLALVDVTFANLVFVGLDRENVVAQSALIEGALEAKPMLAVVALGDGMDNQLVLNAMRAGARDFVAYGSRSSEVAGLVRRLSKRLPTVTPNTQLGGLTVLFGTQSNADGAMLATHLALVVQKSGQQTLLLDLGLPRSDSLALLGLESTFNFGDALRHLRRLDTTLINSAFTTALDGLRILAYATGDEPLKLTSAAELFMLLSALRQHFQHIVVNITGQPDSEALRTFVSHCDKLLWCTDQSVLDCRRNLAILNRWREKGMKLDHAKLVVDRYIKACAPDTEALEKSFGLECIAVLPLSAELRLNVKNQGQTLFALAPREPLTQAVRTLGERLAKRSEGLAKPSMRWFERILGSGR is encoded by the coding sequence ATGAGCGATAGCCTGAGCCAGACCTTTCTCGCCATCACCCGCAACACCACTGATCTGGAGTGGCTGCAGGGCGCCCTGGCGCCCCTGGGCCAAGTCGTCAGTGCCGGCACCGGCAGCCTCGACGAACTGCTGGCGCTGGTGGACGTGACCTTCGCCAACCTGGTGTTCGTCGGCCTGGACCGCGAAAACGTTGTGGCCCAGAGCGCACTCATCGAAGGCGCACTGGAAGCCAAGCCGATGCTCGCCGTGGTCGCCCTGGGCGATGGCATGGACAACCAGTTGGTCCTGAATGCGATGCGCGCCGGCGCCCGCGATTTCGTCGCCTACGGTTCGCGCTCCAGTGAAGTGGCGGGCCTGGTGCGACGCTTGAGCAAGCGCCTGCCCACCGTCACGCCCAACACACAGCTGGGCGGCCTGACCGTATTGTTTGGCACCCAGAGCAATGCCGATGGAGCAATGTTGGCCACCCACCTGGCGCTGGTCGTACAGAAAAGCGGGCAGCAAACCCTGCTGCTCGACCTCGGCCTGCCGCGCAGCGACAGCCTGGCCTTGCTGGGTCTGGAGAGCACGTTTAATTTCGGTGATGCGTTGCGGCATTTGCGTCGCCTCGACACCACCCTGATCAACAGCGCCTTCACCACCGCCCTGGATGGTTTGCGCATCCTGGCCTACGCCACCGGTGACGAACCGCTCAAACTCACCAGTGCCGCCGAACTGTTCATGTTGCTCAGTGCGCTGCGCCAACATTTCCAGCACATCGTCGTGAACATTACCGGGCAACCCGACAGCGAAGCCCTGCGCACCTTTGTCAGCCACTGCGACAAACTGCTGTGGTGCACCGACCAGAGCGTACTGGACTGTCGCCGCAACCTGGCGATACTCAACCGCTGGCGCGAAAAAGGCATGAAACTCGATCACGCCAAGCTGGTGGTGGACCGCTACATCAAGGCGTGCGCACCCGACACCGAAGCCCTGGAAAAAAGCTTCGGCCTTGAGTGCATCGCTGTGCTGCCCCTGAGCGCCGAGCTGCGCCTGAATGTGAAAAACCAGGGTCAGACCCTGTTTGCCCTGGCCCCGCGTGAACCCTTGACCCAAGCCGTGCGCACCTTGGGCGAGCGCCTGGCGAAGCGTTCCGAAGGCTTGGCAAAACCTTCAATGCGCTGGTTTGAACGCATCCTGGGGTCAGGACGATGA
- a CDS encoding type II and III secretion system protein family protein, translating into MSHRYAPLFTQLAWALMLSSLPVGMAVAAPGNCSALGQLPAVVEVGEGLQQELQSPVAITRLAIGDPRIADVRVNGDRNFLLTGVSSGATSLMVWTACASTPRQSMVFVKGKATSALTSLSLSPSDDPLLPSQVQTDIRFVEVSRTKLKEASTTILGTAKNAFFGSPNLLFPTPTTQALAISSSNFNIGFGGGRVSAMINALERSGFAYTLARPSLVAMSGQSASFLAGGEVPVPVPSAGSDTISIEYKEFGIRLTLTPTVIDRNRITLKVAPEVSELDYSNAVQIEGIQVPALTVRRTDTSVSLADGESFVISGLISTNNRSTISKFPGLGDIPILGAFFRDSNISREEKELLMIVTPHLVQPLAANAQLPSLPGEKLRNYDPNWYRLFFLENGNFDRRSGLSQ; encoded by the coding sequence ATGAGCCATCGCTACGCACCCCTGTTCACGCAACTGGCCTGGGCCCTGATGCTGTCGAGCCTGCCGGTCGGCATGGCCGTGGCGGCGCCGGGCAACTGCAGCGCCTTGGGCCAGTTGCCCGCCGTGGTCGAGGTGGGAGAAGGCCTGCAACAAGAGCTGCAATCGCCAGTGGCAATTACGCGCCTGGCCATCGGCGACCCGAGAATCGCCGATGTGCGGGTCAATGGTGACCGCAATTTTCTGCTGACCGGTGTCTCGTCCGGCGCCACCAGCCTGATGGTCTGGACCGCCTGCGCCAGCACGCCGCGCCAAAGCATGGTGTTCGTCAAAGGCAAGGCGACGTCGGCCTTGACCAGCTTGTCGCTGTCGCCGTCGGACGATCCGCTGTTGCCCAGCCAGGTGCAGACGGATATCCGCTTTGTCGAGGTCAGTCGTACCAAGCTCAAAGAGGCCAGCACCACGATCCTCGGCACCGCAAAGAACGCTTTTTTCGGCAGCCCCAACTTGCTGTTCCCCACGCCCACCACCCAGGCCCTGGCAATCAGCAGCAGCAACTTCAATATCGGTTTTGGCGGCGGTCGTGTCTCAGCCATGATCAACGCGCTGGAACGCAGCGGTTTTGCCTACACCCTGGCACGGCCAAGCCTGGTGGCCATGAGCGGCCAGAGTGCCTCCTTTCTGGCTGGCGGCGAGGTGCCAGTGCCGGTACCCAGTGCCGGTAGCGACACCATTTCCATCGAATACAAAGAGTTCGGTATTCGCCTGACCCTGACCCCTACAGTGATTGACCGCAACCGCATCACCCTCAAGGTGGCGCCGGAAGTCAGCGAGTTGGACTACAGCAACGCGGTCCAGATCGAAGGCATCCAGGTGCCGGCCCTGACGGTCCGTCGAACCGACACCAGCGTGTCCCTGGCCGATGGCGAAAGCTTTGTGATCAGCGGCCTGATCAGCACCAATAACCGCTCAACCATCAGCAAGTTTCCGGGGTTGGGCGATATCCCGATCCTAGGCGCATTTTTTCGTGACTCCAACATCAGCCGCGAAGAGAAGGAACTGCTGATGATCGTCACGCCGCATCTGGTGCAACCGCTGGCGGCCAACGCGCAACTGCCCTCCCTGCCGGGCGAAAAACTGCGCAACTATGATCCGAACTGGTATCGGTTGTTCTTCCTGGAAAACGGCAACTTCGACCGTCGCAGTGGACTTTCCCAATGA